The following is a genomic window from Streptomyces chrestomyceticus JCM 4735.
GCGCCGCGCCACCCTACGGCTGGGCACGACGGCCAGTTCCCGATCTGTGGGCCTCCGGCCGCAGTTCGGCAGGAGGGGGGACGCAATACCCCCGACCATGGCCACGCACGGCTGCGCGCCGGAAGACCACCGCGTTCACGCGGATAACGGTGTCGTGGTCTGTGAGGAGTGCGTGCGGGGCGGCTACCGGATCGCCCATGAGACCGCCGACCGCCTTCGCCCCCCTGTCCCGCGCCGCGTACGCAGACCGGCTCGACCCTACCACCCGCGGTCGGATTCGGCAGGCCGACACCCCGCTGAGCGAGTCCGTACGGCACAGCCCCAGCCCCACCGTCCGGGGCGAGCTTCCTCGGCCAGATGGCGGCGCACAGCAGCACGGCCCGATTTCGCGTGGCGAACAGGCACTGACACCCCATCAGAACGAGCGTCAAATGAGCGTCACTTCAGCGTCAAGACATCGCCCGTAACGCCCGTGCCGCACATCATGCGCACGGGCAAAACCACAGGTCAGGAGCCCTTAGCAGCCTTCTCCAGAATCATCACGCACTCCACATGATGCGTAACCGGAAACAGATCGAACGCCCGCATCCTCCGCGGCACATACCCCTCCCCCGCGAAGTACTTCACATCGCGGGCCAGCGCCGCCGGGTCGCACGCCACATACGCGATGCGTCGCGCCCCCAGCGAAGCGAGATGGGCGACCGTCTGCCGTCCCGCGCCCGCGCGCGGCGGGTCCAGGACGATCAGGTCCACGTCCGAGATGCCGGTACGCGGCAGGATCTGCTCGACCTTTCCGTGCTCGATCCGCACACGGTCCAGGTCCTGGAGGTTGTGGCGGGCGTCTTCCACCGCGCGCTTGCTGGATTCGATGCCGAGGACGGCGCCCTTTTCGCCGACCCGGTCGGCCAGCGCGCCGGCGAAGAGGCCGACGCCGCAGTAGAGGTCGAGGGCCATGTCGCCCTTCTTCGGCATCAGGCCCTGCATGACGGCTTCGACCAGGAGGTCGGCGGCCTTGGGGTGGACCTGCCAGAAGCCGCTGTTGCCGACGCGCCAGGTGCGGTCGGCGGCGCGTTCGCGGACGAAGGGGCGACCGTGGACGCGGTGGATGCCGCCGTCCTTCTCGTGGACGCGGAGGACCGAGACGGGCTTGTCGAGTTCGACGATGGGGAGGCGGCCGCCGGGGCGGGGGGTCAGGACGACCTGGCGGTCGTTCGAGCCGGTGGCGGCGATGGCCTCGACCGTCGCGATCTGGGGCCAGTCGCGCTTTTCGATGCCGAGTTCGGAGACGCCCGGTGCCGCGATCAGGCAGTGGTCGACGGGCTGGATGTCGTGGGAGCGGTGCTTGCGGAGGCCCACGTGGCCTTCGGCGTCGATGGCGTACTGGACGCGGGTGCGCCAGGCCGGGACCTCGCCCTTGGGGACCTTGTCGCCGGGGGCCGGTTCGACGGTGCCGTCCCAGCGGGCCTCCTCGGGGGTGAGGCCGGCCAGGCGGGAGAGCTGCTCGGTGATGACCTCGGCCTTCAGGCGGCGCTGGGCGCCGGGGGCCGCGTGCTGCCAGTCGCAGCCGCCGCACTTGCCGGGGCCGGAGAAGGGGCACGGGGCCTCGACGCGGTCCTTGGAGGGGGTGAGGATCTCCACGGCGTCGGCGCGGAGGAAGCGGGCGCCTTCTTCGCCGTCGGTGACGCGGGCGATGACGCGTTCGCCGGGGAGGGCGTGCCGGACGAAGAGGACCTGGCCTTCGTCCGTACGGGCGATGCAGTGGCCGCCGTGCGCCACGGGGCCGACCTCGACCTCGTACTCCTCGCCTACCAGCGACTTCTTGGGTTCGGTCTGCATGGTGGGAGGGCTCCTGGGGTGGGACGGAAGAAGGGGCAGAGCG
Proteins encoded in this region:
- a CDS encoding class I SAM-dependent RNA methyltransferase, coding for MQTEPKKSLVGEEYEVEVGPVAHGGHCIARTDEGQVLFVRHALPGERVIARVTDGEEGARFLRADAVEILTPSKDRVEAPCPFSGPGKCGGCDWQHAAPGAQRRLKAEVITEQLSRLAGLTPEEARWDGTVEPAPGDKVPKGEVPAWRTRVQYAIDAEGHVGLRKHRSHDIQPVDHCLIAAPGVSELGIEKRDWPQIATVEAIAATGSNDRQVVLTPRPGGRLPIVELDKPVSVLRVHEKDGGIHRVHGRPFVRERAADRTWRVGNSGFWQVHPKAADLLVEAVMQGLMPKKGDMALDLYCGVGLFAGALADRVGEKGAVLGIESSKRAVEDARHNLQDLDRVRIEHGKVEQILPRTGISDVDLIVLDPPRAGAGRQTVAHLASLGARRIAYVACDPAALARDVKYFAGEGYVPRRMRAFDLFPVTHHVECVMILEKAAKGS